The Planctomycetia bacterium genome has a segment encoding these proteins:
- a CDS encoding DUF1501 domain-containing protein has protein sequence MFNTPGSRRDLLKMASLGALALPTSGWLPQLAWSQQAKGKAKPQHKSCILLFMTGGASQIDTFDPKPENKTSAFQAINTSVPGIQIAETLPHMAKVMQHCSLLRGMSTKEGSHGRARYYMHTGFRQGAGGLTYPSLGAIASATLGSPEDTLPNFVCIGGQTFGAGYLGPAHMPLEVRDPARGVENLKPSDNMVAFDRRRSLLEEIEQGFLNREQLPAGEAHRKTYQRAAGLMHSAKARAFDLDKEPAHIREMYGRTSMGNACLLARRLVEEGVTFIEIPMNGWDTHRDNTGRIKTLCGQLDKPMAALIADLKQRGLLDSTLVVWMGDFGRTPTLGKQGGRDHFPRAWTTMLAGGGIKAGQTIGKTNAQGTDVTDRPISAVDFMATVCSVLEIDYKKEFHTRDGRPIRPVDKGEKLITELL, from the coding sequence ATGTTCAATACACCTGGTTCCCGCCGTGATCTGCTCAAGATGGCATCACTGGGTGCATTGGCTTTGCCGACATCAGGCTGGCTGCCTCAGTTGGCATGGAGCCAGCAGGCAAAAGGAAAGGCCAAGCCGCAGCACAAAAGCTGCATCCTGCTCTTTATGACCGGTGGCGCGAGTCAGATTGATACGTTTGATCCCAAGCCGGAGAACAAAACCAGCGCGTTCCAGGCGATCAATACTTCGGTACCGGGCATCCAGATTGCTGAGACACTCCCTCACATGGCCAAGGTGATGCAGCATTGTTCGCTGCTGCGAGGCATGAGCACCAAGGAAGGTAGTCATGGCCGGGCTCGATATTACATGCACACCGGCTTTCGGCAGGGTGCAGGTGGTCTGACGTATCCAAGTCTGGGGGCAATCGCATCTGCAACGCTCGGTTCGCCGGAAGATACGCTGCCCAATTTCGTTTGTATCGGCGGGCAGACATTTGGTGCAGGTTATCTGGGGCCAGCTCACATGCCCCTGGAAGTACGCGATCCTGCACGGGGTGTTGAGAACCTCAAGCCCAGCGATAACATGGTGGCATTTGATCGCCGTCGTTCTTTGCTTGAAGAAATTGAACAGGGCTTTCTGAATCGGGAACAGTTACCTGCGGGGGAGGCTCATCGCAAAACTTACCAGCGTGCTGCAGGATTGATGCACTCAGCCAAGGCACGTGCATTTGATTTGGACAAGGAACCTGCACATATTCGCGAAATGTATGGTAGAACTTCGATGGGTAATGCCTGTCTGCTGGCTCGTCGCCTGGTGGAAGAGGGAGTGACCTTTATCGAAATCCCCATGAATGGCTGGGATACGCATCGTGACAATACAGGCCGTATCAAAACCCTGTGTGGACAGCTTGATAAGCCGATGGCTGCGCTGATTGCTGATTTGAAACAGCGAGGATTGCTCGATTCCACGCTTGTTGTCTGGATGGGCGACTTTGGCCGTACTCCAACACTTGGCAAGCAGGGCGGTCGCGATCACTTCCCCCGAGCTTGGACTACCATGCTGGCTGGTGGTGGCATCAAGGCTGGGCAAACCATCGGAAAAACCAACGCCCAGGGCACCGATGTGACAGATAGGCCTATCAGTGCTGTTGATTTCATGGCGACAGTCTGTTCAGTTCTAGAAATCGATTACAAGAAAGAGTTCCACACGCGCGATGGCAGACCCATTCGGCCTGTGGATAAAGGCGAAAAGCTGATCACTGAGTTGTTGTAA
- a CDS encoding ParA family protein yields MRRIAVINQKGGVGKTTTTVNLAAALARSGQRVGIIDLDPQAHASAHLGMEPDGTRPSMYNALVENVPLESVRQSISERLWLMGADINLAAAEMELSGVVGREVILRDLLEQDQELSDNTKFDYLLMDCGPSLGVLTLNALACAHEVFIPLQPHYLALHGLGKLLETTSLVAKRINPSLSVTGIVLCLYESTTRLAGEIIRDLEAFLEKSRGTTSPWAKAEVFATRVRRNIKLAECPSFGKSIFDYAPNSHGAEDYLALAEEVQKQAYRITTQRVQLNDRMTAPVEQLAPMAT; encoded by the coding sequence ATGCGACGGATCGCAGTCATCAATCAAAAAGGCGGCGTGGGGAAAACCACCACCACGGTAAACCTGGCAGCGGCACTTGCGCGTTCCGGCCAACGGGTAGGCATCATTGATCTTGATCCCCAGGCACATGCTTCCGCGCATCTGGGCATGGAGCCTGATGGCACCCGGCCCTCCATGTACAATGCCTTGGTGGAAAATGTACCTCTCGAATCGGTTCGACAATCGATCAGTGAACGTCTTTGGCTGATGGGGGCAGACATCAACCTGGCGGCTGCAGAAATGGAACTCTCCGGTGTAGTCGGCAGGGAAGTGATTCTACGTGATCTTCTGGAGCAGGATCAGGAATTATCCGACAACACGAAGTTTGATTATCTACTGATGGATTGTGGCCCTTCACTGGGCGTGCTCACCCTCAATGCACTGGCCTGTGCCCATGAGGTCTTTATTCCACTGCAGCCTCATTACCTGGCACTGCACGGATTGGGCAAGCTGCTGGAGACCACTTCGCTGGTCGCCAAGCGCATCAACCCTTCACTCTCTGTAACAGGTATTGTGTTATGTCTGTATGAATCGACGACACGGCTGGCGGGTGAAATCATTCGCGATTTGGAAGCGTTTCTCGAAAAGAGTCGCGGGACCACCAGCCCCTGGGCGAAGGCTGAAGTCTTCGCGACCCGTGTTCGAAGAAATATCAAACTGGCCGAGTGCCCCAGTTTCGGGAAATCTATCTTTGACTACGCGCCGAACAGTCACGGCGCGGAAGATTACCTGGCACTGGCTGAAGAAGTGCAGAAACAGGCATACCGCATCACCACTCAGCGCGTTCAGTTGAACGACCGCATGACAGCACCAGTTGAACAACTGGCACCTATGGCAACCTGA
- a CDS encoding YkgJ family cysteine cluster protein, with product MTCLPVFECDGCGACCRTFPIYVTEADAILEPRIHQEGCRNTNSTRYPITLFPLPFHEACCFLDSEQRCAIYSTRPGICRELAAGSEQCQQARQRQGLPELLPSEK from the coding sequence ATGACATGTCTACCTGTTTTTGAGTGTGATGGCTGTGGAGCCTGTTGCCGAACGTTTCCCATCTACGTTACCGAAGCCGATGCGATTCTCGAACCACGTATTCACCAGGAAGGCTGCAGGAATACCAACAGCACGCGATACCCCATCACCTTGTTTCCGTTGCCATTTCACGAAGCATGCTGTTTCCTTGATTCTGAACAACGCTGTGCCATTTATTCCACACGACCAGGTATCTGCCGCGAGTTGGCAGCGGGCTCGGAGCAATGTCAGCAGGCCAGGCAAAGGCAGGGTTTGCCTGAACTGCTCCCTTCAGAGAAGTGA
- a CDS encoding serine/threonine protein kinase, with translation MNQCPTDSMLTQVLTDILPENEQGKLDEHLSRCPTCRERLEAVAQVTEFGSVFGSVSSQPPTSSFHLKRVMDQLITESSQSVALFSTPASSEHSKATLPVLQPTLLPGYLGRLGNIQIRRVIGRGGMGVVFEGLDSILNRTVAVKVLSPHLLERPEAKNRFVREAQSAAALTHENVVAIHAISEADGIPFLVLQYVDGESLAERLTRQKVLPFEEVLRIGQQVARGLSAAHDRGMVHRDIKPGNILLDSETGNARITDFGLAKHLGNESLTRVGMLAGTPAYMSPEQATDSALDARSDLFSLGVVLYQASSGELPFKADSPFVLLNQIRSANEKPLHEINPELPEWFCSIVHSLLRKEPENRISSAAELADLLEQRNSILPVRTSANNSRRTWNPVILISTLLLSGICIAAIIFLVQRQQEVLTSHATQAEAVIQGFQIVGDERKYPSLAEAIDAVSEKGTIIIHGDGPFSTPTIRIENKNMTVRAAPGSHPRFIPETTGNGNFRQFLSTNSDLTLEGIEIYWPLKAPVTKMDDPSQRAILYSSNRKLSILNCRIVSGDATACIGSTGQDVVIERCHIVSPNGCCLAWKVSSSPVHLENNVIECRAIMNIGRPPNMANIVRKGIYLARNIFSGERVLNVFVELNPRFSFPVKAFRNIVDCTHPLTVLTLPRNPFDINHPETIRDLGKAVVSWSEDSNVYRKHTDYLSALRTSQIKMAELNISQSAELKNVAQWQEFWNMKDTRSIEGDIQFQTRTGPTPLTVLQLKQIANTSGPLMKEMGPSTDLIGPGEAYHQWCKSNLLRN, from the coding sequence GTGAATCAATGCCCTACCGACTCGATGTTGACACAGGTGCTGACGGACATTCTTCCAGAAAATGAACAGGGAAAACTGGATGAACATCTTTCTCGATGCCCCACATGTCGAGAACGCCTGGAAGCTGTAGCTCAAGTGACAGAATTTGGATCAGTATTCGGAAGTGTTTCATCTCAACCGCCTACTTCTTCATTCCATTTGAAACGGGTGATGGATCAACTGATCACTGAATCATCACAATCCGTTGCACTGTTTTCAACACCTGCCTCATCAGAACACAGCAAGGCGACACTACCTGTACTACAGCCAACGCTCTTGCCGGGTTACCTCGGCAGGCTGGGAAACATCCAAATTCGTAGAGTCATTGGCCGGGGCGGCATGGGGGTGGTCTTCGAAGGACTCGATTCGATCCTGAATCGTACTGTTGCCGTTAAAGTACTTTCGCCTCATTTGCTCGAACGACCGGAAGCCAAGAACCGTTTTGTGCGTGAAGCTCAGTCCGCAGCTGCACTGACTCATGAAAATGTTGTAGCCATTCATGCCATCAGTGAAGCAGATGGCATTCCGTTCCTTGTTCTTCAGTATGTAGATGGAGAATCACTGGCTGAAAGGCTGACTCGGCAGAAAGTGCTGCCATTCGAAGAAGTATTGCGAATAGGCCAGCAGGTGGCGCGTGGATTATCCGCAGCACATGACCGGGGAATGGTTCATCGGGATATCAAGCCAGGGAATATTCTTCTGGACAGTGAGACAGGCAATGCCCGCATCACCGATTTCGGGCTTGCCAAGCATCTGGGGAATGAATCGCTGACACGAGTTGGCATGCTGGCGGGTACCCCTGCCTACATGTCGCCTGAGCAGGCAACCGACAGTGCTCTCGATGCCCGTTCTGACCTCTTTAGCCTGGGAGTGGTTCTATATCAGGCCAGTAGTGGAGAGTTGCCCTTCAAAGCCGATTCCCCATTTGTGCTGCTGAATCAGATTCGCTCAGCCAATGAGAAACCATTGCATGAAATCAATCCGGAGCTGCCAGAATGGTTTTGCAGTATCGTCCATTCTCTTCTTCGGAAGGAGCCGGAGAATCGCATCAGTTCAGCAGCAGAATTGGCAGATTTGCTTGAACAACGAAACAGCATACTGCCTGTCAGAACAAGCGCAAATAACAGCAGAAGAACCTGGAATCCAGTCATCCTGATTTCCACCTTATTGCTTTCAGGCATCTGCATCGCAGCCATCATCTTTCTAGTACAGCGTCAACAGGAAGTTCTGACAAGTCACGCAACACAAGCGGAAGCCGTTATTCAGGGATTTCAGATAGTGGGAGACGAAAGAAAATACCCTTCACTGGCAGAAGCCATTGATGCAGTTTCCGAGAAAGGCACAATCATCATTCATGGCGACGGTCCCTTCTCCACTCCGACAATCAGAATCGAAAATAAGAATATGACAGTCCGAGCAGCACCAGGCTCTCACCCTCGATTCATTCCGGAGACCACGGGGAATGGAAACTTTCGTCAATTTCTCTCGACTAATTCTGATTTGACTCTAGAAGGGATTGAAATCTACTGGCCGCTGAAGGCTCCGGTCACCAAGATGGATGACCCTTCGCAGCGGGCTATTTTGTATTCATCCAATAGGAAACTATCCATCTTGAATTGTCGTATTGTCAGTGGTGATGCAACAGCCTGCATAGGATCCACTGGTCAGGATGTCGTTATAGAACGCTGTCATATCGTTTCACCAAATGGGTGCTGCCTGGCCTGGAAAGTGTCCAGTTCTCCCGTTCATCTTGAGAACAATGTTATCGAATGTCGTGCGATCATGAATATTGGGCGGCCTCCCAACATGGCCAATATTGTCCGCAAAGGGATTTACCTTGCCAGAAACATATTTTCGGGGGAACGAGTGCTCAATGTTTTTGTCGAGCTTAATCCAAGGTTTTCGTTTCCTGTCAAAGCCTTCCGAAATATCGTCGATTGTACACACCCGTTGACAGTTCTCACCTTGCCTCGAAACCCTTTCGATATCAACCACCCGGAAACGATTCGTGATCTGGGCAAAGCGGTTGTCTCCTGGTCTGAAGATTCCAACGTTTATCGCAAGCACACTGACTATCTGTCTGCTCTCAGAACTTCACAGATCAAAATGGCGGAATTAAACATCTCCCAGTCAGCGGAGTTGAAGAATGTCGCTCAATGGCAGGAGTTCTGGAACATGAAAGACACCAGGTCGATAGAGGGCGATATCCAGTTTCAGACACGAACAGGCCCTACACCACTCACTGTCTTGCAACTCAAACAGATTGCTAACACCAGTGGACCGTTAATGAAGGAGATGGGGCCTAGCACTGATCTCATTGGGCCGGGAGAAGCCTATCATCAGTGGTGCAAATCAAACCTGTTAAGAAATTGA
- a CDS encoding sigma-70 family RNA polymerase sigma factor, giving the protein MQTRASLLMRIRDPQDSQSWTEFVQLYAPLLHSYAMKNRLQDADAADLAQDILRLVLRAAPEFVYEPARGSFRGWLFTVARNEIRKFTTRKASRNRGTGDSEVRDLLAEHPDEGSSEAEWDKEYQLHLFHWAAKRVQPEFREASWQAFWRTVVDGQEIDTVAKELNMSTGAVYIARSRITARIRQEVEFVQGDQQ; this is encoded by the coding sequence ATGCAAACGCGTGCCAGCCTTCTGATGCGCATCCGTGATCCGCAGGACAGCCAGTCGTGGACTGAGTTTGTACAACTCTACGCTCCGTTGCTCCATTCATATGCGATGAAGAACAGGCTCCAGGATGCAGACGCTGCAGACCTGGCTCAGGACATTCTTCGCCTGGTTCTGCGTGCTGCGCCGGAGTTTGTTTATGAGCCAGCCCGGGGTTCTTTCCGGGGCTGGCTCTTTACCGTTGCCCGAAATGAAATTCGGAAATTCACCACTCGTAAAGCGAGCCGCAATCGAGGCACTGGCGATTCCGAAGTACGTGATCTTCTGGCTGAACATCCCGATGAAGGCTCCAGCGAAGCCGAGTGGGACAAAGAATATCAATTGCATTTGTTTCACTGGGCAGCCAAGCGAGTGCAACCTGAATTTCGTGAAGCATCTTGGCAGGCTTTCTGGCGAACTGTAGTCGATGGCCAGGAAATTGATACTGTCGCCAAAGAATTAAACATGTCCACCGGTGCTGTGTACATAGCCCGCAGCAGGATAACAGCCCGTATTCGACAGGAAGTCGAGTTCGTTCAGGGAGACCAGCAGTGA